The window CTGCAACTGTGGCAGTCCGGCTTCGAGGGCAGGCTGGCCGACTGGTCCACCTTCGGACACGTCGCCGGAGCGGCCACCGCCGTCATCCTCCTGCTGTTCCTGCTCGCCGCCGTGCACGGGGTGCGCAGAACCCGTACGGAACACCGGGCGGACCAGGCGCGACGCACTGCCGACGAACTGCTCGCCCTGCTCGTCCCGCTGCTCACCCGGGCCCAGTTGCTGCTCAACGAACAGCGGCTCTCCTCCCCCCGACGGTTCACGGCGGAGCTCACCGGAGCCGCCGCGAACCTCGGCAGGCTCGGGGAGAACGCGGTGCGCGCCCACGAGCGGCTCGGCGCGGTCGCGACCTCGCTCGCCGCGTCGGTCGAGGCCGCCGACACCCGGCTCGACGCCCTCGACTCCGCCGTGCTCCCGCTGGAACGGGCCGTCGCCCGGGTCGAGGCGGCCGTACAGACGAACACCGGCGAGGTCGGCCGGGCCGTCGCCGCGCTCACCGACCCGCTGGAACAGCACACCTCCCGCCTGGAGACCGTGGTCAGCGGCAACGGGATCATGGTGCGCAAGGCGCTGGAGGACGTGCGCGAGGTCAACGGCGAGGTCCGCGACGCCCTCGGCGCCGCCGGCGAACGGGTCGAGGACTCGGTGACCGTCCTGGCCGCCGCGCAGCGCTCGTTCACCACCGGAACCGAACTCGCCGCCGACGTCACGGCCCGGGTCCTGCACCGCCTCGGCGACGTCACGCAGGACACCGCGGAGGCCGTGGCCCTCTCACAGCGGGCGGTGCTGGGGCTGGAGGAGCAGACCGGCGCGCTGCGGCGGGCCGCCGAGCGGTTCGCCGAACTCGCCCGGGTGATGGCCGGGGCGGCGGACGTCTCCGCCGCGGCCGCCGAGGCCCGGACGCTCGTCGACACGCGGTTCGTCCACGACGCCCGGCCCGCTCCCGCCCCCGCCCCCGCTCCCGTCCGGGCGCGGGCCGTCGGGGTGGACCTGGCCAAGGAGCACGACGCTCACGCGCACCCGCAGGACGATCCGATCAGGACGGCCCGACGATGAGGAGGCCGCCGCGGCCGCGGTTCACCCCGCTGACCCTCGCCGGCTGGCTGTTCGCCGACATGCTCCTGGTCCTGGCCATGGTCGCGATGGGCGACCGGGGCGACCCGGTGAAGGCGGCCGAGGCCTCCCGATCCGGGACCGGGACCGGCGCCTCACCCCGTCCCGGGGTGACACCCGGCGCGAGGCCGAGCCCCACCCCCTCGGGGCCCAGGTCAGTGGAGCGGCAGGCCGTGTCGTTCTCCTTCGACGCCGAACCCTCCGACACCGACCGCATCGTGGGGCAACTGCGCGCCGGGACGAAAGCGCACGAGGGCCGCACCGCCGCCTTCGTCCTGACCTTCGGCCGCAGCCCCCGGGTCGGCGACGGCGTGGACTACGCCCGCCGGGTCAACGCCCTGCTCGCGAAGGCCCGCCCCGCGATGTTCACGGGCGCCACCACCCGGGACTTCTTCGTCCAGGGATCCTCCGGCGGACACGCCGACCTGGAGATCTACTTCTACACCTACTGACAGCCCGAGCCGCAGACCCTTCGGAGGCGCGAGACCGTGCAGATCCTTCCCTTCTACC of the Streptomyces sp. NBC_01426 genome contains:
- a CDS encoding methyl-accepting chemotaxis protein, whose protein sequence is MPVGALATASVVATQLNELADEPGLGSRRDELKSLADALQGLGDGDIEPWTELDLLQAYARPESVSAALAEAPEHRAWALLEVAIGTLVFLPLLLTWFGLSRAADAYRTLIGEDPKSAARPFLQLWQSGFEGRLADWSTFGHVAGAATAVILLLFLLAAVHGVRRTRTEHRADQARRTADELLALLVPLLTRAQLLLNEQRLSSPRRFTAELTGAAANLGRLGENAVRAHERLGAVATSLAASVEAADTRLDALDSAVLPLERAVARVEAAVQTNTGEVGRAVAALTDPLEQHTSRLETVVSGNGIMVRKALEDVREVNGEVRDALGAAGERVEDSVTVLAAAQRSFTTGTELAADVTARVLHRLGDVTQDTAEAVALSQRAVLGLEEQTGALRRAAERFAELARVMAGAADVSAAAAEARTLVDTRFVHDARPAPAPAPAPVRARAVGVDLAKEHDAHAHPQDDPIRTARR